The Halobacteria archaeon AArc-dxtr1 region GCCCAGCCCGATCGCGCGGAGTTTTTCGGCGCGCTCGACGCCTGCCACGATCACGGCGTCGCAGCGAAAGTCCACCGGGAGTACGCCGATAGCGTCCTGGTCTCGGAGGGAGACGTCGGCGACCTCGTTGACGTCGACGTCGAGCCGTGGGATCCGGTGGATCATCTCTACAAGCGGGCGTTCGACATTGCCTTCGCGACGGTCGGACTCGTCGTCTTCGCGCCGTTTTTGCTGGTGATCGCCGCAGCGATCAAACTCGACAGTCCGGGGCCGGTTCTCTACACCCAGGATCGGACCGCCGGCTTCGGCGAGACCTTCCCAGTGTATAAGTTCCGGACGATGATCCCGGAGGGAGAGTCGACGACGCCGACCGAAGACGAAGCGAACGATCGGATCACCCGTGTCGGACGCGTGTTGCGCCGAACCCACCTCGATGAGTTGCCCCAGCTGTGGTCGATCTTCGTCGGCGATATGAGCGTCGTCGGGCCCCGAGCCACCTGGACCGACGAAGAGCCGCTGCTCGAAGCCGACGCCCCCGCCTGGCGCAAGCGCTGGTTCGTCAAACCCGGGCTGACCGGCCTCGCCCAGATCAACGACGCCAAGAGCACGAACCCGAATCTGAAGCTGCGCTACGATCTGGCGTACATCCGCCGGCAGTCGTTCTGGTTCGACGTCAAGATCGTGATCCGCCAAGTGTGGACCGTCGTCGAGGACGTGTGGGCGATGGTCGGTCGAGCGGGTCGGTCTGAGTGAGCGAGCGAAAAACCGTGAGAGCGAACGCTACCGAAGTTGGAAATGGCCACGGGTGTAGAAGAATTGCGAGATGAGGAACGCAAGCGCGGCGGAAAAGAAGATTGCCATTGTCTCAAGGATTTCAACAGAGCTACTCATATTGTTCTAGAGACCAATGGGCTTATCGTATTGGCCTGTGTACCAATAGGTGAGGATGGCCTCACTGACCGACGATGACCTCGATGGCGTGAGCGAGGGGAGGAAGTACCCCGACGGGACCGTCATCCGCGCGTTCTGCATGCGGACAGACCGCGATGCGTACCCGTCTGGGTGGGCCTACAAACTCCACTACGGCACAACGGAGCCAGACCCACCCCGTACACTTGACGATGGGACGATTCGTCGATACGATAACTCGCACGAGGACACCAAAGGACACGAACTGCACGTCGCACCGGATCCCGTCCCAGAGATAATTACGTTCCCTGGGATGGTCGAACTCTGGGAACGCTTCTGGAGCGAGATCCCAAAATCTGAGTTCGAGATCACGTGAGGCCATCACAAGGTAAGACCCATGACCGATACTACGCCGCCGCTGCACCCGATGGAGCGCGAACAGCTTCGGACCGAATCCACGCTAGTCGTAACCGTGAAGTCGTCTAACGAGTTCCACGACGACGTCGCTGACGGCATCGAGACACTCGAACGGGGCGACACGGTGGATGCCAGGCCGACGCTCTCGTTTACGAGTTACGACGAGCTGCTGAAGACGTTAACGCCGCGCGTCCTCGATCTCGTCGAGGCTATCCGTCGAGACGAGCCAGTCAGCATCAACGAAACTGCACGAGTTGTCAACCGGGACGTAAAGAACGTCCACGAAGAACTCAACCGGCTCGCTCAGCTGGGCATCATCTTCTTCGAGGAAGAGGGGCAGCGTAAGCGTCCGGTTGTCTGGTTCGACGAACTCGTCATCACCCTCCCGTTCGATGGGGAGGGTGGCGACATGGCTACCGCTGCACCTTGACTTCCTCCCACGGTTTCAGCCGTGGGATTCCTCTGCTGGGATTTCAGGCTATGCTGAATCCACAGAGGCAATGTTTCCCTACAGCGTAGGTACTCTGGTTCGTGTGAGCTTCTTTGGGACGTACCCTGACGGGAGAGTATGATACCTCCGACCATTCGTACAGTCGTTCCCAAGCAGAACAGAAATCCCACGACTGAAGTCGTGGGACCTGACTCCGAAACCGATACCGTGGCCCGTTGCTCACAGTTTTCCTCCGTGTCTCGAAGAATGGAAACCCATTACCGCAACGGGTGTGAACCTGCTGACGAATGCGAATTCTTCGTGTTGCACAGAAGGTCTATCCCGATATCAAGGGGGGTGGGCCGTACCACGTCCACGCGATGAGCCGCGATCAGGCCGCGATGGGCCACGACGTGACCGTGCTGACGGTGCGCCACGACCAGTCGCTGCCCGCAATCGAGGAGCGAGCCGGCTATACAGTCGTGCGGTACGATCCCGTTGCGAAGCCTCTCGGCAACGAGCTCAGCCCCGGCCTGGCACAGTATCTGCGGCGTATCGGCGACGTCGACGTCGTCCACGCTCACTCGCATCTGTACTTCGCGACGAATCTGGCCGCGCTGAAGCGGCGATTGGGGACGATCCCGCTCGCGATCACGAACCACGGGCTCTACTCCCAGAACGCTCCCGAGTGGGTGTTCGATCTCTATCTGCGGACAGTCGGCCGGTGGACGTTCAACCAGGCCGACGTCGTCTTCTGTTACACTGACGAGGACCGCGAGCGCGTCCGGGAGTTCGGCGTCTCGAGCCCGATCGAGGTGGTGGCCAACGGGATCGACACCGAGCGCTTCTCGCCGGCCGGCCCGACGAGTGAGCGGGTGACGGGTGAGAGACCGGTCGTGGTGTTTGTCGGGCGGCTGGTCGAGGGGAAGCGGCCGTCGGTCGCAGTTGAGGCGTTTGCGTCGGTTGTCGAGGACCATCCAACTGCCCAGTTGTACTTCTGTGGCGAGGGGCCGCTTCGTGGGGAGTTAGAAGAGCGCGCTCGCGAGCTGGGCGTCCGGGAGGCAGTGACTTTTCTCGGGCAGATTCCGTACGAGGAGATGCCCGCCGTCTACCGCAGCGCGGATGCGTTCGTCCTCTCGAGTCGCGCCGAGGGGGTCCCGCGGACGATCATGGAGGCGCTGTCGACCGGCGTCCCCGTCGTGAGTTCGGCGCTCCCACAGGTCCGGTCGGCGTTTGGCGACGCGGTGGCCTACGCGCCGATCGGCGACGTCGACGCGTTTGCGGACCGGATCCGTGAAGCGGTCTCTGGTGGGGAGGGTGGCGAGCTGGGCGCCGCGTTCCGCTGGGAGCGAACAGTGGCGGAGACGACGGCGGCGTTGGAAGCTATCGCGGAGAGTCGGTGATCCATCGCGGTGGGCGAACCGCGGCGGCCCCACACTCCCGCCTGCCGTCCGTGGCCAGCGTGTGTCGGGCATTGCCAGACGTTGACGGCGTAGCGCCAAGTGGCAGCGATGGCTGGTGGGAAGCGCTCGGTGACGTGTGCGAGAACACTGGAGTGGAACCGTGACTGAGAAAACGGATTCGGTCTGAGTGCACGGCCGACTCCGTGATCGCCTTGCGGACGTATTGGATGGCGAGTCCGGCATACCGTGCTTGAGACGCACCCCTTGATCTCGACAACGATCTCCTCGAGGGGATGTTTATATGTTGTTGCATAAGCTGAGACAGTGTCTGAAATGGCGGGACAAGATGTCACCGTATGTATGGATCTTAATCCGGCTGGCACTGTCTAGTTGAGCCAGTTTGAGAAGTGATCAGGTCGTTGAGAGAATTGGTTAGATGCT contains the following coding sequences:
- a CDS encoding sugar transferase, with amino-acid sequence MLTGWRYRGASVLGVVGLTILAVLTANHAVTQSLFTTYVPLFNRLDVTVLSGESLYWALLLGVLAVGGCLVPLYQPRPRRLLDTVFLVQKRVLVAGLALATLGYFNWSYRLPRATLTMTIGLLSVALPAWFVWIRRRPNGAEGRTLIVGDDLRQLERVVPAVNAPVLGYLCPTGLGYETPGTPGPVADGGVSLGQPDVADIEEAIDEHGRLGALNRLGGLSRLEDTLVEYDVDTVVLAFAQPDRAEFFGALDACHDHGVAAKVHREYADSVLVSEGDVGDLVDVDVEPWDPVDHLYKRAFDIAFATVGLVVFAPFLLVIAAAIKLDSPGPVLYTQDRTAGFGETFPVYKFRTMIPEGESTTPTEDEANDRITRVGRVLRRTHLDELPQLWSIFVGDMSVVGPRATWTDEEPLLEADAPAWRKRWFVKPGLTGLAQINDAKSTNPNLKLRYDLAYIRRQSFWFDVKIVIRQVWTVVEDVWAMVGRAGRSE
- a CDS encoding DUF6516 family protein, which encodes MASLTDDDLDGVSEGRKYPDGTVIRAFCMRTDRDAYPSGWAYKLHYGTTEPDPPRTLDDGTIRRYDNSHEDTKGHELHVAPDPVPEIITFPGMVELWERFWSEIPKSEFEIT
- a CDS encoding glycosyltransferase family 4 protein, giving the protein MRILRVAQKVYPDIKGGGPYHVHAMSRDQAAMGHDVTVLTVRHDQSLPAIEERAGYTVVRYDPVAKPLGNELSPGLAQYLRRIGDVDVVHAHSHLYFATNLAALKRRLGTIPLAITNHGLYSQNAPEWVFDLYLRTVGRWTFNQADVVFCYTDEDRERVREFGVSSPIEVVANGIDTERFSPAGPTSERVTGERPVVVFVGRLVEGKRPSVAVEAFASVVEDHPTAQLYFCGEGPLRGELEERARELGVREAVTFLGQIPYEEMPAVYRSADAFVLSSRAEGVPRTIMEALSTGVPVVSSALPQVRSAFGDAVAYAPIGDVDAFADRIREAVSGGEGGELGAAFRWERTVAETTAALEAIAESR